A portion of the Etheostoma cragini isolate CJK2018 chromosome 13, CSU_Ecrag_1.0, whole genome shotgun sequence genome contains these proteins:
- the mpp1 gene encoding 55 kDa erythrocyte membrane protein isoform X1, translating to MTLKSNKNEPAVILESVNSVRTALSDLYLEKLLQNKPKSDKAAMQTYEDKGAEVYTNGSAGHLNGTELNKMKEVEFEKNPSEPMGVTLKLNDKQRCTVARILHGGMVHRQGSLHEGDEIQEINGKSVTDHSVDQLQKILKETNGVVTMKIVPNLQSRSRACEMYMRAQFDYDPAKDDLIPCKEAGLKFQTGDIIQIINKQDPNWWQGRVESTAADFAGLIPSLELQEWRVASKSKAKEGSQSCSPFGKKKKCKDKYLAKHSSIFDQLDVISYEEVVQLPAFKRKTLVLIGAPGVGRSHIKNALLTKYPEKFSYPAPHTTKPQRKEEENGHEYYFISHEAMTKCVSGNELLEYGSFQGNMFGTKIETIQKIHEQEKIALLDIEPQTLKVLRTADFAPLVVFIAPTNTAAQTESLQMIQKESDAILTTYRHFFDVVLVNNDVEESVKVVEEAMERAISTPQWVPVSWVY from the exons ATGACGttaaaatccaataaaaacGAACCTGCGGTCATACTGGAGTCGGTTAACAGCGTCCGGACAGCCCTCTCCGATCTGTACCTGGAGAAGCTCCTCCAAAATAAACCAAAGTCTGACAAG GCTGCCATGCAAACCTATGAAGATAAGGGAGCTGAGGTTTACACTAACGGTAGTGCTGGACACTTGAATGGCACAGAACTGAACAAGATGAAAGAAGTAGAATTTGAAAAGAATCCTTCAGAGCCAATG GGGGTCACGCTGAAGCTGAACGACAAACAGAGGTGCACTGTGGCCAGAATATTGCACGGAGGCATGGTCCACAGGCAAG GTTCCTTACATGAAGGGGACGAAATACAAGAAATCAATGGGAAAAGTGTGACCGACCACAGTGTAGATCAGCTCCAGAAGATCCTG AAAGAAACCAATGGAGTAGTCACAATGAAGATCGTCCCCAACCTGCAGAGTCGATCCCGAGCCTGTGAG ATGTACATGAGGGCCCAGTTTGACTATGACCCCGCCAAGGATGATCTCATCCCATGCAAAGAGGCAGGTCTGAAGTTTCAAACTGGTGACATCATTCAGATTATCAACAAGCAGGATCCGAACTGGTGGCAGGGCCGAGTGGAGAGCACTGCTGCTGACTTCGCTGGACTGATTCCCTCGCTGGAGCTCCAGGAATG gAGGGTGGCAAGTAAAAGCAAGGCCAAAGAGGGCAGTCAGTCCTGCAGCccttttgggaaaaaaaagaagtgcaaaGACAAATACCTGGCTAAACACAGCTCAA TTTTTGATCAGCTGGACGTGATTTCTTATGAGGAGGTTGTTCAGCTCCCtgcttttaaaaggaaaaccCTGGTGCTTATTG GTGCACCTGGCGTAGGAAGGAGTCACATCAAAAATGCACTCTTGACTAAATACCCTGAGAAGTTTTCCTATCCTGCACCAC ACACCACCAAACCCCAACGTAAGGAGGAGGAGAATGGACACGAGTATTATTTCATCTCCCATGAAGCCATGACCAAGTGCGTCTCTGGAAATGAGCTTCTGGAGTACGGCAGCTTCCAGGGCAATATGTTTGGTACCAAAATTGAGACCATCCAGAAGATCCACGAGCAAGAAAAAATCGCCTTGCTGGACATAGAACCACAG ACCTTGAAAGTCTTGCGCACAGCTGACTTTGCACCTCTGGTGGTGTTCATCGCTCCGACCAACACAGCCGCCCAG ACGGAAAGCCTGCAGATGATCCAGAAAGAGTCGGACGCCATTTTGACCACATATAGACACTTCTTTGATGTGGTTCTGGTCAACAACGACGTGGAGGAAAGCGTGAAAGTGGTGGAGGAGGCCATGGAGCGTGCCATCTCCACGCCACAGTGGGTGCCTGTATCATGGGTGTACTGA
- the mpp1 gene encoding 55 kDa erythrocyte membrane protein isoform X2, with protein MTLKSNKNEPAVILESVNSVRTALSDLYLEKLLQNKPKSDKVMQTYEDKGAEVYTNGSAGHLNGTELNKMKEVEFEKNPSEPMGVTLKLNDKQRCTVARILHGGMVHRQGSLHEGDEIQEINGKSVTDHSVDQLQKILKETNGVVTMKIVPNLQSRSRACEMYMRAQFDYDPAKDDLIPCKEAGLKFQTGDIIQIINKQDPNWWQGRVESTAADFAGLIPSLELQEWRVASKSKAKEGSQSCSPFGKKKKCKDKYLAKHSSIFDQLDVISYEEVVQLPAFKRKTLVLIGAPGVGRSHIKNALLTKYPEKFSYPAPHTTKPQRKEEENGHEYYFISHEAMTKCVSGNELLEYGSFQGNMFGTKIETIQKIHEQEKIALLDIEPQTLKVLRTADFAPLVVFIAPTNTAAQTESLQMIQKESDAILTTYRHFFDVVLVNNDVEESVKVVEEAMERAISTPQWVPVSWVY; from the exons ATGACGttaaaatccaataaaaacGAACCTGCGGTCATACTGGAGTCGGTTAACAGCGTCCGGACAGCCCTCTCCGATCTGTACCTGGAGAAGCTCCTCCAAAATAAACCAAAGTCTGACAAGGTA ATGCAAACCTATGAAGATAAGGGAGCTGAGGTTTACACTAACGGTAGTGCTGGACACTTGAATGGCACAGAACTGAACAAGATGAAAGAAGTAGAATTTGAAAAGAATCCTTCAGAGCCAATG GGGGTCACGCTGAAGCTGAACGACAAACAGAGGTGCACTGTGGCCAGAATATTGCACGGAGGCATGGTCCACAGGCAAG GTTCCTTACATGAAGGGGACGAAATACAAGAAATCAATGGGAAAAGTGTGACCGACCACAGTGTAGATCAGCTCCAGAAGATCCTG AAAGAAACCAATGGAGTAGTCACAATGAAGATCGTCCCCAACCTGCAGAGTCGATCCCGAGCCTGTGAG ATGTACATGAGGGCCCAGTTTGACTATGACCCCGCCAAGGATGATCTCATCCCATGCAAAGAGGCAGGTCTGAAGTTTCAAACTGGTGACATCATTCAGATTATCAACAAGCAGGATCCGAACTGGTGGCAGGGCCGAGTGGAGAGCACTGCTGCTGACTTCGCTGGACTGATTCCCTCGCTGGAGCTCCAGGAATG gAGGGTGGCAAGTAAAAGCAAGGCCAAAGAGGGCAGTCAGTCCTGCAGCccttttgggaaaaaaaagaagtgcaaaGACAAATACCTGGCTAAACACAGCTCAA TTTTTGATCAGCTGGACGTGATTTCTTATGAGGAGGTTGTTCAGCTCCCtgcttttaaaaggaaaaccCTGGTGCTTATTG GTGCACCTGGCGTAGGAAGGAGTCACATCAAAAATGCACTCTTGACTAAATACCCTGAGAAGTTTTCCTATCCTGCACCAC ACACCACCAAACCCCAACGTAAGGAGGAGGAGAATGGACACGAGTATTATTTCATCTCCCATGAAGCCATGACCAAGTGCGTCTCTGGAAATGAGCTTCTGGAGTACGGCAGCTTCCAGGGCAATATGTTTGGTACCAAAATTGAGACCATCCAGAAGATCCACGAGCAAGAAAAAATCGCCTTGCTGGACATAGAACCACAG ACCTTGAAAGTCTTGCGCACAGCTGACTTTGCACCTCTGGTGGTGTTCATCGCTCCGACCAACACAGCCGCCCAG ACGGAAAGCCTGCAGATGATCCAGAAAGAGTCGGACGCCATTTTGACCACATATAGACACTTCTTTGATGTGGTTCTGGTCAACAACGACGTGGAGGAAAGCGTGAAAGTGGTGGAGGAGGCCATGGAGCGTGCCATCTCCACGCCACAGTGGGTGCCTGTATCATGGGTGTACTGA